taaaattctcATCGACACGCATGTGTTGCtatgttgttgttcttttttttacaaagtacCACAGTGAAAATGGAGGAGTAATAAAGGAGGAATCTGAAGTGGATTCaaatgcaaatgttttattCCCTAAAATGATCCTTTCACAAAGACTCAGACACAAAACCAGACAACTCAGAGAGATTTCTTGTATCTTGTGCTTGGATCTGCACTATATGAAGGCAGGACAGGTGTTCATTGCAGGCAGGTATAAACTGAAATAACAAAAGGTCCTACTGGATATTTCTTGCTGTCTAAAAACAAAGATCTCCAAtcaaggaaaaaaagaacaagacaCTCCATCTGCCGGTCCAAAAGTGAATAAATAAGAATTCTTTGTTAAAGTGGTATCAGTTAAAAACCATGACCATCTTAACGATGTAGGGCATATTGGTATTTTAGCCTATATAGGCCTATACTGTACAtccaacactaacactaatattTTGCTCCATCCACTCAGGCTAGGCTTAACCAATGAGAGTATTTCTTTTTGCAAGAAATGTTTGAAGAACTGCAGCTGTTTGACATTAAAacactaataaataaatagaatgtATTCtacatcatcagtctgtgtgttcaggcctaAATCTCCTGGTTTTTTTAATtgtcttttcagtgatgttgggaCGTTTTGGGGTGTaaaccatttcctgtgggcgtgtcttgtgggcggggccacaGCGGTGAGACGGTTGTGTCTATCAAAGTGAGGCTAGCAGCctcagagcaggaagtcacagcagcaacaacaatggaggaaagcaggaagaaaagaaagaagagcaaagctaaacattcagaaacacagtgaacatcagcgtcagatcggctgtggaggctttacgctGCCGCTtacctgatgacatcattaagatgactgacaggtggtgtgaagggggaggagggcagggctAACAACACACTATTTGCTtcaaggagaaaagttgcagattgCAGCTTTACACTCCGATCTGCAAGaagaggcttttattttgaaagcaaaatcgCTGAACCAGAAGTCGTTTTCGAGCTATTTCTGTCTGGCTTGACACAGCTGTACATGGCACCTTTAAAGAGGCTGATCCACGCTtcagagagcagcagtgtgtgtgtttccctctgaCAGCAGATGCGTTACACatggagacaaacacaaagatgCGGAGACGCTCTGTGACATTTGGCGACGCGTAATTTGCGCATTTGGAGACCAATGCGTGCAGTAAACGCACCGCATGgatgtttatttctttattttctgacGCCTGGTGTTGCTGGAGTGTGTCCAGGGATGCTGCGGCTTGTCTGGCTGCCGGAGTGCCGCGGCGCAACGAGGGGCTGCGCCCTGCCGAGCTGCTGAACGGGCTGCTGGAGAGCTTTGGATCAGGCGGTTCTGCGCGTTTTTCGCCTTTTCCAACTTTATGCATTAACCTGCACCAGTGGGAATAACCCGCCATGGATCATCCCTAGGATATCTGACCATCTCCTGCGTTTAATTGCTGGCTGCTGGGACTGTTGGAGTGTTTTCCCTTCCGAGGCTGCAAGATGGGGAATAGTTTCTCCAATTTGGCCGCCTTCCAGTCCTTGCACATCGTGATGCTCGGCTTGGACTCTGCGGGAAAAACCACCGTGCTGTACCGGCTGAAATTCAACGAGTTCGTCAACACGGTTCCCACCATCGGCTTCAACACGGAGCGGATCCGGCTGGGCGGCGGCGGGGCCTCCCGGGGCATCAGCTGCCACTTCTGGGACGTCGGCGGCCAGGAGAAGCTGCGGCCCCTCTGGAAGCCCTACAGCCGCTGCACGGACGGCATCGTGTACGTGGTGGACTCCGTGGACGCGGAAAGGCTGGAGGAGGCCAGGACGGAGCTGCACAGGATCACCCGCTTCTCGGAGAACCAGGGGACCCCGCTGCTGGTCATCGCCAACAAGCAGGACCTGCCCCGGGCGCTGGATGTCGGTGAGATCGAGAGGCAGCTGGCCCTGGCCGAGCTCAGCGCCTCCACCCCGTACCACGTCCAGCCCGCCTGCGCCATCATCGGAGAGGGGCTAGAGGAAGGCATGGACAAGCTGTATGAGATGAtagtgaagaggaggaagtccatgaagcagaagaagaagaggcagtGATTTAACTGGATGGGATCCCTCATgaaaaaaagaactatagtaatcctacgGTCAATTCAGAAGTCCCTGCTGTAGGAATATTAAGGATATGACTGGAAAATTAAAGGGATACTATAGAGATTTTATAGTGATGCTATTGGAGATC
The window above is part of the Centroberyx gerrardi isolate f3 chromosome 21, fCenGer3.hap1.cur.20231027, whole genome shotgun sequence genome. Proteins encoded here:
- the LOC139917417 gene encoding ADP-ribosylation factor-like protein 4C produces the protein MGNSFSNLAAFQSLHIVMLGLDSAGKTTVLYRLKFNEFVNTVPTIGFNTERIRLGGGGASRGISCHFWDVGGQEKLRPLWKPYSRCTDGIVYVVDSVDAERLEEARTELHRITRFSENQGTPLLVIANKQDLPRALDVGEIERQLALAELSASTPYHVQPACAIIGEGLEEGMDKLYEMIVKRRKSMKQKKKRQ